A window from Coregonus clupeaformis isolate EN_2021a unplaced genomic scaffold, ASM2061545v1 scaf2617, whole genome shotgun sequence encodes these proteins:
- the LOC123488955 gene encoding LOW QUALITY PROTEIN: NEDD4-binding protein 2-like (The sequence of the model RefSeq protein was modified relative to this genomic sequence to represent the inferred CDS: deleted 1 base in 1 codon) produces MPRKKKNGHSPARVPGLSNDSNSYYRIPGTDGAPPSRSEFNTASNSPYRGGGTNMLASTNSGGDTATYQDKDGIVRKMKEMFSHLDPEVLYIVLAECDFKVENAMDSLLELSVAAEGISPLPPLLSGFELAAALLSPQHNPSKPDPHPPTGATAVPLSPPRRPSSPERSDRDLTTDLTEEFDVLIDRELENLTIQQEAGERDHGGLHSSSSPPSVPLPSLSSLLQPPLLQASPRASASRRGPPGDQPCPDRVLSAGQASGAHSPVSGLSLSFSGGAVGDQRQRPLLDFSHLTSAPTETDRTKPSLPLDLGAADRPSAFQAYRKLDQSTVPPEGGRAVPPGGRVGGARTKTSVSGGGEEERLNNSPFWNARASEFQPRIHGNQAGGGPTFIVPVALSPSPWHTQAAPASHWSAQGPVRRAPVKAGATIPGSWTGGVSAAAAPRAPLLSGQHGRLRLEGRVLVLLGELPGSGKSTLARAMLEQNPYGVVLSTDDYFCRHGDYRYEPSALGRPTNWNHARAKEAMVASSSPVIIDNTNMQGWEMKPYVAMALRQNYKVLFREPYTWWRNKPRGTGEVPIQLLQRTKHSVPAEKIRRMMENYERHVTIHSIMGSSHPKLPPKSSDKAHCDLVGEQRLVQGSERSRPMLFSSLPDVSSVGRSGRARTPGHSSAHGSTESLPSLSKIQDEGDIVGLGSLVSGLGRKRWESLCLLQIAMRERVRDGGERVRPELLDFVVDWPSEEVLGQRGGGGGRKGRRAGREGEGGGEGEEAGHRGSQSEGHPGSGPRVTEFQKLLELLQTGVDSSPLPTCPSPILSPSSDHSLGERGEAGGRRGEAESLISSRDGRDQVLSREELPDCVLVDSSLRREPTQVVESNSVEQREGETIQAAEEGGTLGLIEEDLVEVEGSHLGKVSECTDSDSHIAEGSVEAGEGSHVGEVSQSTDSDSHIAEGSVEAGEGSHVGEVSQSTDSDSHIGEGSVGAGEGSHVGEVSQCTDASETRVEGKVGHLGEVSQDRRRQSRRAGKQCKLALTFTHNIPPSPKPQIDLDPNLNPDPQPHRPSPPPLLADTDRSSQTDPQDFAFLWRLDHNRHDNPTDAKPVAAGDHLPHNNAPTVLHGNPSRFLPEVSAAVSAGVAVHPSGQRVVPYRVRHDKGSQVEERELEGGRTRQQNLIILRRHFKLVNRDTLEDLYDKCQQ; encoded by the exons ATGCCAAGGAAAAAGAAAAATGGTCATAGCCCGGCAAGAGTGCCCGGGTTGTCAAACGATAGCAACAGCTACTACCGAATACCGGGAACTGACGGTGCGCCCCCGTCGAGAAGTGAATTCAACACGGCGAGTAACTCTCCCTACCGCGGCGGCGGTACTAACATGCTAGCGTCAACAAACTCAGGAGGCGACACTGCTACCTACCAGGACAAGGACGGGATAGTGAGGAAGATGAAGGAGATGTTTTCACACCTGGACCCCGAAGTTCTTTACATTGTGCTGGCCGAGTGTGACTTCAAAG tTGAGAATGCGATGGATTCTCTTCTGGAGCTGTCTGTAGCAGCTGAGGGCATCagcccccttcctcccctcctctctgggTTCGAGCTTGCCGCAGCTCTCCTCAGCCCCCAACACAACCCCTCCAAACCAGACCCTCACCCCCCTACAGGGGCGACCgctgtccccctctcccctccccgcCGCCCC TCCTCTCCGGAGCGAAGTGACCGGGACCTGACCACTGACTTGACCGAAGAGTTTGATGTTCTGATCGACCGTGAGCTGGAGAATCTAACCATACAGCAGGAGGCCGGAGAGAGGGACCACGGTGGtcttcactcctcctcctctcctccctccgtccCCCTCCCTTCCCTGTCCTCCCTCCTTCAGCCCCCGCTGCTCCAGGCCAGCCCAAGAGCCTCAGCCTCCAGGAGGGGGCCCCCAGGGGACCAGCCATGCCCAGACAGGGTGCTCTCAGCTGGGCAGGCTAGCGGAGCTCACTCCCCTGTCTCTGGCCTGAGCCTTAGCTTCTCTGGAGGAGCAGTGGGTGACCAGCGGCAGAGACCACTACTGGACTTCAGCCATCTGACCTCAGCGCCAACCGAGACGGACAGAACTAAACCCAGCCTGCCTTTGGACCTGGGGGCCGCCGATCGCCCCTCTGCATTCCAGGCATACAGGAAACTGGACCAGTCCACTGTTCCTCCAGAGGGCGGGCGGGCCGTACCACCGGGCGGCAGAGTAGGGGGGGCGAGGACGAAGACAAGCGtctcaggaggaggagaggaagagcgaCTCAACAACTCGCCGTTCTGGAATGCTCGGGCGTCGGAGTTCCAACCGCGTATCCACGGAAACCAGGCAGGGGGGGGGCCGACCTTCATCGTCCCTGTGGCGCTAAGCCCCTCCCCCTGGCACACCCAAGCCGCGCCCGCCTCCCACTGGTCGGCCCAGGGCCCTGTCAGACGAGCCCCTGTAAAAGCGGGCGCTACCATCCCCGGGTCCTGGACAGGGGGTGTGTCTGCGGCTGCTGCTCCCAGAGCACCCCTCCTCTCTGGCCAACATGGTAGACTCCGGCTGGAGGGGCGTGTCCTAGTGCTGCTCGGGGAGCTCCCGGGGTCGGGCAAGTCCACCCTGGCCCG ggctatGCTGGAACAGAACCCATATGGGGTGGTGCTGAGCACGGATGATTATTTCTGTCGCCATGGGGACTATCGCTACGAGCCCTCAGCTTTAGGGAGGCCCACGAACTGGAACCACGCTAGAG CCAAGGAAGCGATGGTGGCCTCTTCCTCTCCTGTCATTATTGACAACACCAACATGCAGGGCTGGGAGATGAAACCCTACGTAGCTatg GCTCTGAGGCAGAACTACAAGGTTTTGTTCCGGGAGCCTTATACCTGGTGGAGGAACAAACCCAGGGGAACTGGAGAGGTACCAATACAGTTATTACA acgtACTAAGCACAGTGTTCCAGCAGAGAAGATCCGTCGGATGATGGAAAATTATGAACGTCACGTGACCATTCACTCCATCATGGGGAGCTCCCACCCCAAACTACC GCCCAAGTCCTCAGACAAGGCCCACTGCGACCTGGTAGGAGAGCAGCGATTGGTCCAGGGCTCTGAGAGGTCCCGCCCCatgctcttctcctctcttcctgacGTGTCGTCGGTCGGCCGCTCCGGTAGAGCCAGAACCCCGGGTCACAGCTCTGCCCACGGGTCCACAGagtccctcccctccctcagtaAAATTCAGGATGAGGGGGATATTGTTGGTTTGGGATCGCTGGTCTCTGGACTGGGGAGGAAGAGGTGGGAGAGTCTGTGTTTACTGCAGATTGCCATG agagagcgggtgagggatgggggagagagggtgaggccTGAGTTGTTGGATTTTGTTGTTGACTGGCCTTCAGAGGAGGTGCTGGgacaaagaggaggaggaggagggaggaaggggaggcgcgctgggagggagggagagggaggtggtGAGGGGGAGGAGGCAGGTCACAGAGGCAGCCAATCAGAAGGGCATCCTGGTAGCGGGCCTCGTGTCACAGAGTTCCAGAAGCTTCTAGAGCTCTTACAGACAGGTGTTGACTCCTCCCCCCTGCCAACCTgcccctcccccatcctctccccgAGCTCAGACCATTCACTTGGAGAGCGGGGTGaggcaggggggaggagaggggaggctgaGAGCCTCATATCCAGTAGAGATGGGAGAGACCAAGTCCTGAGTAGGGAGGAATTACCTGACTGTGTGTTGGTTGACTCAAGCCTGCGGAGGGAACCAACCCAGGTGGTTGAATCCAACTCTGTGGAGCAGCGGGAGGGAGAGACCATTCAGGCCGCCGAGGAGGGGGGGACTCTGGGTTTAATTGAGGAAGACTTGGTGGAGGTAGAGGGAAGCCATCTTGGTAAGGTCAGTGAGTGTACTGATAGTGACAGCCATATTGCTGAGGGCAGTGTGGAAGCTGGTGAAGGCAGCCATGTTGGTGAGGTCAGTCAGAGTACTGATAGTGACAGCCATATTGCTGAGGGCAGTGTGGAAGCTGGTGAAGGCAGCCATGTTGGTGAGGTCAGTCAGAGTACTGATAGTGACAGCCATATTggtgagggcagtgtgggagCTGGTGAAGGCAGCCATGTTGGTGAGGTCAGTCAGTGTACTGATGCTAGTGAGACCAGGGTGGAAGGTAAAGTCGGCCATCTTGGTGAGGTCAGTCAGGATCGGAGGCGGCAGAGTCGCAGGGCGGGGAAGCAGTGCAAGCTGGCTCTCACCTTCACACAcaacatccctccctcccccaaacCACAGATAGACCTTGATCCTAACCTCAACCCTGACCCCCAGCCCCAccgcccctcccctcctcccttatTGGCGGACACAGATCGCTCCTCCCAGACCGACCCGCAAGACTTCGCCTTCCTCTGGCGTCTCGACCATAATCGTCACGACAACCCAACCGATGCCAAACCCGTCGCCGCGGGAGACCACTTACCCCACAACAACGCCCCCACCGTTCTCCACGGCAACCCTTCCCGTTTCCTCCCAGAGGTATCGGCGGCGGTCTCTGCGGGCGTTGCAGTTCACCCCTCCGGCCAGCGTGTGGTGCCGTACCGTGTGAGGCACGACAAGGGGAgccaggtggaggagagggaactGGAGGGGGGACGGACCAGACAGCAGAACCTCATCATTCTCAGACGCCATTTTAAACTGGTCAACAGAGACACCCTGGAAGA